Proteins from one Parachlamydia sp. AcF125 genomic window:
- a CDS encoding transposase produces the protein MRASYGTDLSDAEWNLIKHLVEKPRVGFQEKYSRKEILNAIFYITRTGCQWRNLPHDFPPWQTVYGNFRNWETTGVFEQINTALREQLRIKRGRDKEATGTLIDSQAAKTTEKGGLVAVTVRPKRYLGGKDIFSLIRKACSYKQKLLLDIQATSKA, from the coding sequence ATGCGGGCTTCATATGGGACTGACTTATCGGATGCAGAGTGGAATCTGATCAAACATTTGGTAGAAAAGCCAAGAGTAGGATTCCAAGAAAAATACTCTCGAAAAGAAATACTCAATGCGATTTTTTATATTACACGGACTGGATGTCAGTGGAGAAATTTACCTCACGATTTTCCTCCTTGGCAGACGGTATATGGGAACTTTCGGAATTGGGAAACGACGGGCGTCTTTGAGCAAATTAATACAGCCCTGCGTGAGCAATTGCGGATAAAAAGAGGAAGAGACAAAGAGGCGACTGGGACCCTCATAGATAGTCAAGCAGCCAAAACTACCGAAAAAGGTGGCCTTGTCGCGGTTACTGTGCGGCCAAAAAGGTATTTGGGAGGAAAAGACATATTCTCGTTGATACGGAAGGCTTGCTCTTACAAGCAAAAGTTACTGCTGGATATACAAGCGACAAGCAAGGCTTAA